The following proteins are encoded in a genomic region of Neospora caninum Liverpool complete genome, chromosome XI:
- a CDS encoding Superoxide dismutase, related, producing MSITAVLVPALRISAALVAAPIGIALETAALTTSHGPRQVASRFLHLCPPSAPLAWYSRTAEGRTGPVRPSFLPRDARRFSSTDTCAFTLPPLPYAEDALEPHISAETLRFHHGKHHAAYVNKLNGFIEGTPFAGKNLEDIVKSSSGAIFNNAAQAWNHEFYFKSMKPVSAGGGGEPDGLLKKEIEAAFSSFTQFKDEFSKVAAGHFGSGWAWIAWDKQKKKLVIEQTHDANTPITDATKVPLLCCDVWEHAYYLDKKNDRPAYIEGWWSVVNWSFATENLLKAREDN from the exons ATGTCGATCACAGCCGTCCTAGTGCCGGCACTGCGAATTTCTGCTGCCTTGGTCGCGGCGCCGATTGGCATCGCACTGGAGACGGCTGCTCTCACCACGTCTCACGGCCCACGCCAGGtggcgtctcgctttctgcatTTATGTCCCCCATCCGCACCGCTTGCATGGTACAGCAGAACCGCTGAGGGCCGAACCGGACCTGTGCGgccgtctttcctcccgcgcgacgcccgccgcttttcctccACAGACACTTGTGCTTTCaccctgcctcctcttccgtaCGCCGAAGATGCCCTGGAACCACACATCAGTGCAGAGACTCTTCGGTTCCATCATGGAAAGCACCACGCTGCTTATGTCAACAAGTTGAATG GCTTCATCGAGGGCACACCGTTCGCTGGCAAAAACCTCGAAG ACATCGTCAAAAGCTCCTCGGGAGCCATATTCAACAATGCGGCGCAAGCGTGGAACCACGAGTTCTATTTCAAAAGCATGAAACCAGTTTCCGCTGGGGGCGGGGGTGAGCCTGATGGCTTGCTTAAGAAAGAGATTGAGGCAGCTTTCTCTAGTTTCACCCAGTTCAAGGATGAGTTTTCCAAAGTGGCGGCAGGCCACTTCGGTTCAGGGTGGGCGTGGATCGCCTGGGACAAACAAAAGAAGAAATTAGTCATCGAGCAGACGCACGACGCGAATACGCCAATAACAGACGCAACGAAGGTTCCCCTGCTGTGTTGCGACGTTTGGGAGCATGCGTATTACCTGGATAAGAAGAACGACCGGCCAGCATACATTGAAG ggTGGTGGAGCGTTGTCAACTGGAGCTTCGCAACTGAGAACTTGCTGAAAGCACGTGAAGATAACTAG
- a CDS encoding putative erythrocyte-binding protein: MAARTPNSVAPVRVKREEGEELQKEGTNGVSSPRSGAPRGQPAAPAEGPSEHQASRRHRIRELAVHFSGAFDQLLSLVPFSAVSNVDEGDQETEDQVGDTGPGGAPAQSRGQQKWKLRQKRYHPRVLVATPLRLQEQVAGEEDRARKRQGAGRSSKQQQAPKQRGLPQTPLGTSKPESGDASSGIADSRAELQRRLQVKLEALRRVKKEDKRERGKRKKPSKERPGQKSRASEGQTREEGRGVHGDASPKKRPPQGDSGNFEYGAVTCPRERFEVRQANRAGTKKRKLQQAMREIESNREILQKCQSSEERQRVELQQSMAKVMKKLDGEKVMDDMQRLKKKQKFLEKKKEKAADKWQSRLMEAKEKKRMALEAKKQQKEERLREREKRKS; the protein is encoded by the exons ATGGCCGCCAGGACCCCGAACTCGGTTGCGCCCGTCCGGGTGAAGCgtgaagagggcgaggagctTCAGAAGGAAGGGACAAACGGCGTGTCCTCGCCACGGTCAGGCGCACCACGTGGCCAACCCGCTGCTCCAGCGGAGGGCCCGTCGGAGCACCAGGCTTCCCGCCGCCACCGCATCCGAGAGCTCGCAGTCCATTTCAGTGGCGCGTTTGATCAGCTCCTTTCTCTGGTCCCTTTCAGCGCTGTTTCCAACGTGGACGAAGGGgaccaggagacagaggaccaAGTCGGGGACACGGGGCcgggcggcgcgcctgcaCAGTCGCGTGGACAGCAGAAGTGGAAGCTCAGACAGAAACGGTACCATCCGCGGGTCCTTGTCGCCACTCCCTTGCGACTGCAAGAGCAAGTggctggcgaagaagaccggGCCAGAAAGCGACAAGGAGCGGGGCGGAGCTCGAAACAGCAGCAGGctccgaaacagagaggactCCCGCAGACCCCTCTCGGAACTTCGAAACCGGAAAGCGGGGACGCCTCCAGCGGCATCGCTGACAGCCGTGCCGAGTTGCAACGGCGTCTCCAGGTGAAACTCGAGGCGCTTCGTCgggtgaagaaggaagacaaacgcgagagaggcaagcggaagaagccgtcCAAGGAGCGACCGGGACAGAAAAGCCGCGCTTCGGAAGGCCAGACccgggaagaaggacgaggcgtgCACGGAGACGCTTCGCCAAAGAAACGGCCTCCgcaaggagacagtggaaacTTCGAGTACGGAGCAGTGACGTGCCCACGGGAGCGATTTGAGGTCCGCCAGGCCAACCGCGCCGGGACTAAGAAGCGCAAGTTGCAACAGGCGATGAG AGAGATTGAAAGCAATCGGGAAATTTTGCAGAAGTGTCAGTCGTCGGAGGAGCGCCAGCGGGTGGAGCTGCAACAGTCTATGGCGAAGGTGATGAAGAAGCTTGACGGGGAGAAAGTTATG GACGACATGCAGCgactgaagaagaagcagaagttcctcgagaaaaagaaagaaaaggcagcggACAAGTGGCAATCTCGACTGATGGaggcaaaagaaaaaaagaggatgGCTCTGGAA GCCAAGAaacagcagaaagaagagcgtcTCCGggaacgggagaaacgaaagtcTTGA